A single genomic interval of Halobacillus halophilus DSM 2266 harbors:
- the asnS gene encoding asparagine--tRNA ligase: protein MKTTISQVSKHLNEEVTIGAWLANKRSSGKIAFLQLRDGTGFMQGIVVKADIGEDKFQEAKALTQESSMYVTGTIVEDTRSPLGYEMQVTDFEIIHEAVDYPITPKEHGTEFLMDHRHLWLRSKRQHGVMKIRNEIIRATYEFFNENGYVKIDPPILTGSSAEGTTELFHTKYFEEDAYLSQSGQLYMEAAAMAFGKVFSFGPTFRAEKSKTRRHLIEFWMIEPEMAFMDHEDSLEVQEQYVSHVVQSVLKNCKIELEALGRDTGQLEKIQAPFPRISYDEAIQLVKEKGFDDIEWGDDFGAPHETAIAESYDKPVFITNYPAEIKAFYMKPDPARPEVVLCADLIAPEGYGEIIGGSQRIDDLELMKQRYEDHGLTGDAYNWYLQLREYGSVPHSGFGLGLERTVAWIAGVEHVRETIPFPRLLNRLYP from the coding sequence GTGAAAACAACAATTTCTCAAGTTTCAAAACATCTTAATGAAGAAGTTACTATAGGGGCTTGGCTTGCTAATAAGCGTTCAAGCGGAAAAATTGCTTTTCTTCAGTTACGGGATGGAACTGGATTTATGCAGGGAATCGTAGTAAAGGCCGATATAGGGGAAGATAAATTCCAGGAGGCAAAAGCACTTACGCAGGAATCCTCCATGTATGTCACTGGCACAATTGTGGAGGATACCCGGTCTCCATTGGGATATGAAATGCAAGTGACGGATTTCGAGATCATTCACGAAGCTGTGGACTACCCAATTACACCTAAAGAGCACGGCACTGAATTTCTAATGGATCACAGACATTTGTGGTTACGTTCTAAACGCCAGCATGGAGTCATGAAGATCCGCAATGAAATTATTCGGGCAACTTATGAATTCTTTAATGAAAATGGGTATGTGAAAATTGATCCACCGATCTTAACCGGATCTTCGGCAGAAGGAACAACAGAACTTTTCCATACCAAATACTTTGAAGAAGATGCCTATCTGTCCCAGAGCGGTCAGTTATATATGGAAGCAGCAGCAATGGCCTTTGGTAAGGTGTTCAGCTTTGGACCGACATTCCGAGCTGAGAAATCAAAGACCCGAAGGCATTTAATTGAATTTTGGATGATTGAGCCTGAAATGGCATTTATGGACCACGAAGACAGTCTGGAAGTTCAGGAGCAGTATGTGTCTCATGTTGTACAATCTGTACTCAAGAACTGTAAAATTGAACTGGAAGCGCTCGGACGCGATACCGGGCAATTAGAAAAGATTCAAGCTCCATTTCCTCGCATTAGTTACGATGAAGCCATCCAGCTTGTGAAGGAAAAAGGATTTGATGACATTGAATGGGGAGATGATTTCGGAGCCCCCCACGAAACAGCTATAGCTGAAAGTTATGATAAGCCTGTTTTTATTACAAACTATCCGGCAGAGATTAAAGCCTTTTATATGAAGCCTGACCCAGCTAGACCAGAAGTGGTCTTGTGCGCTGATTTAATTGCTCCTGAAGGTTACGGTGAAATTATCGGAGGGTCTCAGCGAATTGATGATTTAGAACTTATGAAACAACGCTACGAAGACCACGGGTTGACGGGTGACGCTTATAATTGGTACTTGCAGCTTCGAGAATATGGAAGTGTACCTCACTCTGGATTTGGGCTTGGATTGGAACGAACAGTAGCCTGGATCGCAGGTGTTGAGCACGTGCGTGAGACTATTCCATTCCCTAGATTGTTGAATCGACTGTATCCATAA
- a CDS encoding CCA tRNA nucleotidyltransferase produces MTESNETKLEAAFELLAKIEEGGGEAYIVGGAVRDYLSGRPLGDIDIATSEPPSHIQKMFDKVIPVGIEHGTVIVRFRSVSYEVTTFRTEEGYEDYRHPDEVTFVRDIKADLARRDFTINAMAMDRYGTIIDPYSGLAAIENRQVKAVGDPFDRFTEDPLRMMRAARFSSQLEFEVENGTRQAISAKSSLLRYISVERIAVETLKLYRGRGYKKAISMVSDTNLITYLPIFNTIASFTNIAPLVRLSSWPELVTYYLTYAPSFSIKEWMKRWKLSNKERRETEELNNALNEYLVKNRVTPWLLYVLPESLQRAFARVLQAKGLADESILMLLKEGCKNLPILSSRELAFQPQDLISLYADKQKGPWISEYMKEIEHQVVERHLPNDYEKIKEWALLWNPPENN; encoded by the coding sequence ATGACTGAAAGCAACGAAACAAAATTGGAAGCGGCCTTTGAATTATTAGCAAAAATAGAGGAGGGAGGAGGAGAAGCTTATATTGTAGGTGGAGCGGTGAGAGACTATCTTTCCGGACGGCCACTTGGAGATATAGATATTGCTACGTCTGAGCCTCCCTCACACATACAGAAGATGTTTGATAAAGTAATTCCTGTAGGCATTGAACATGGAACGGTAATTGTCCGTTTTCGCTCAGTTTCTTACGAAGTAACCACCTTTCGCACAGAAGAAGGATATGAAGATTACCGCCATCCTGATGAAGTTACATTTGTACGTGACATAAAGGCAGACCTTGCCAGGCGTGATTTTACGATCAATGCTATGGCTATGGATCGATATGGAACTATAATAGATCCTTATTCTGGACTTGCAGCGATTGAAAACCGACAAGTAAAAGCTGTGGGTGATCCTTTTGATCGGTTTACCGAAGATCCTTTACGAATGATGAGAGCCGCCCGGTTTTCAAGCCAGCTAGAATTTGAAGTGGAAAATGGTACGAGGCAGGCGATCTCAGCTAAGTCCAGCCTGCTTAGATATATATCCGTGGAGAGAATTGCAGTGGAAACCCTGAAACTTTATAGGGGGCGTGGATACAAAAAAGCTATTTCGATGGTGAGTGATACTAATCTGATTACATACTTGCCAATCTTTAATACAATAGCGTCTTTCACAAATATTGCGCCGCTTGTGCGGTTATCTTCCTGGCCTGAACTGGTCACCTATTACCTAACTTATGCCCCTTCGTTTTCTATTAAAGAATGGATGAAAAGGTGGAAGCTTTCCAACAAAGAGAGACGTGAAACGGAAGAATTGAATAATGCGTTGAACGAATATCTAGTTAAGAATCGTGTTACCCCCTGGCTTTTGTACGTCCTGCCTGAATCCTTACAAAGAGCTTTTGCTAGAGTTTTACAGGCTAAGGGTCTCGCAGATGAGTCCATTCTTATGCTTTTAAAAGAGGGTTGTAAGAACTTACCTATTCTCTCGAGCAGGGAGCTCGCATTTCAGCCTCAGGACCTCATTTCTTTATATGCTGATAAACAAAAAGGGCCTTGGATTTCTGAATACATGAAGGAAATAGAGCATCAAGTCGTTGAAAGACATTTACCCAATGATTATGAAAAAATAAAGGAGTGGGCATTACTGTGGAATCCACCCGAAAACAACTGA
- the panD gene encoding aspartate 1-decarboxylase — protein sequence MFRTMMKSKIHRARVTEANLNYVGSITIDQNILDEVGILPHEKVQIVNNNNGARLETYVIAGERGSGVVCLNGAAARLVQPDDIVIIVSYAMVSENELADFKPKIALMNDHNQIAELLEEEPPLTALPF from the coding sequence ATGTTCCGTACGATGATGAAGTCGAAAATTCATCGCGCTCGCGTAACTGAAGCTAATTTAAACTATGTGGGAAGTATAACCATTGATCAAAATATATTAGACGAGGTAGGAATTCTGCCGCATGAAAAAGTCCAGATTGTTAATAACAATAATGGAGCTAGATTAGAGACTTACGTAATTGCTGGAGAAAGAGGAAGCGGAGTCGTATGCTTGAACGGCGCTGCAGCTCGACTAGTACAACCTGATGATATTGTTATTATCGTGTCTTATGCTATGGTAAGTGAGAATGAATTAGCGGACTTTAAACCTAAAATCGCGTTAATGAATGATCATAATCAGATTGCCGAATTGCTGGAAGAAGAACCACCGCTTACAGCTTTACCTTTTTAG
- a CDS encoding cell wall elongation regulator TseB-like domain-containing protein, protein MRTMKPQSSPFTVPSWLKWSFIIIGALFFLSGALAVWMYVSINKDLHTGEEAAREMALNQTEIATVEKVSIYHGKSKVHIVKGKTQGGKEGLVFIDLSKNEILNEQMNQEIIAEQQLKQSWRADCQNCIYKNIQLGYEEEQPVYEITYVDSQNRYVFDYFNLNGERFNQRFAFKQNQ, encoded by the coding sequence ATGAGGACAATGAAACCGCAGTCTTCACCATTTACCGTACCTAGCTGGCTGAAGTGGAGCTTTATCATTATAGGAGCTCTCTTCTTTCTCAGCGGGGCTTTAGCTGTATGGATGTACGTGAGTATTAACAAGGATCTTCACACTGGAGAGGAAGCAGCCCGGGAAATGGCGCTTAATCAGACAGAGATCGCTACAGTTGAAAAAGTAAGCATCTATCACGGTAAAAGTAAGGTACATATTGTGAAAGGAAAAACTCAAGGTGGTAAAGAAGGGCTTGTTTTCATCGATTTGTCCAAGAATGAAATCTTGAATGAACAAATGAATCAGGAAATCATAGCTGAGCAACAGCTGAAGCAGAGCTGGAGAGCGGATTGTCAAAATTGTATATATAAAAATATTCAATTAGGTTACGAAGAAGAGCAGCCGGTCTATGAAATTACGTATGTAGACTCGCAGAATCGATATGTATTTGATTACTTTAATCTTAATGGAGAACGATTTAATCAGCGATTTGCATTTAAACAAAATCAATAA
- the dinG gene encoding ATP-dependent DNA helicase DinG has product MTTFAIVDLETTGNAKEDRIIEIGIVITKETGSVIKEFSSLIYPDRGIPPFITSLTGIEEEDVLDAPFFSEIIDEVYHLIKDSYIVAHNIEFDLGFLNGEFKRCGYEPLHNPVIDTVELARILIPTSPTFKLGQLADLLGMGHDRPHRALSDAQVTRDLLIYLLKRMSRLPERTLFHLLKVEEKLKSELRPFITKIRDDKRYSLEKEEGYTLIHGIPVKKSSHPQAENSSQLHPFSKWVDEAYEDKEGMKKVMKQYESRTGQRDMTELVYESLEKSKHALIEAGAGTGKSIAYLLASLYYAVQNGQRVLVTTHTTSLQQQLLEEEIPSLEHLFKRPIRTVLYKGRSHYISLIHFSYELEQSRQDNYDIALTKAIILVWLTETATGDVDEIQLPSNGRQFWHKVSAEQSTKTVDLDLGEDSFYHWAQEKASHADLLITNHALFCMDLVSEEPRLPSYDRAIIDEAHHLEPVASRYFGIRMNYKELQRQLSQFSDMFKKSTYRQWVFRESFYKEAKKCQATVDEAKEELNQLSKYIFQSIKRENKGNRKKSDVGRIQYGMKMGESSGFQSTAREMSHRFTALLFKLITGMDHMREQLRLAASMAEDHSLPILITRLDRQIELCHQIRKQLTDYFDSDSEELVKWIEIEGEGANNSIYLFSEPLNIADILREELFHKKESVVLTSSTLSTEGSFSYMKELLGIDQEDLMESIIPSPYSYDRQVQVMVPNDFPDIKRNPEEYIDAISEAIYSIAEVTKGRMLVLFTSYDMLRKTYSLLKEIIDPEEFMIFAQGVSSGSRDRLKKNFQSFEQSILLGTSSFWEGVDIPGEDLSCLVMVRLPFQPPDQPVQSKRDAQMKESGRNSFMERSLPQAIIRFKQGFGRLIRSSTDRGVVFICDQRLMEARYGKYFLNSIPEVPVSYRSTRELINQMEQWL; this is encoded by the coding sequence ATGACTACATTTGCTATTGTGGATTTAGAAACGACAGGAAACGCTAAAGAAGATCGGATCATTGAGATAGGGATCGTGATTACGAAAGAGACAGGCTCCGTCATCAAAGAGTTCTCTTCTCTTATTTACCCTGACAGGGGCATCCCGCCGTTTATAACCTCTTTAACGGGGATAGAGGAAGAGGATGTATTGGATGCTCCCTTTTTTTCAGAAATTATTGATGAGGTTTATCATCTTATTAAAGACAGCTATATTGTTGCCCATAATATTGAATTTGATCTTGGGTTTCTTAATGGTGAATTTAAACGATGCGGTTACGAACCATTACATAATCCTGTTATTGACACCGTAGAACTCGCACGAATTTTAATACCTACTTCCCCCACTTTCAAACTGGGACAGCTGGCCGACCTATTAGGGATGGGACATGATCGTCCTCATAGAGCCTTATCTGACGCACAAGTGACAAGAGATTTGCTGATTTATCTTCTTAAGCGAATGAGTCGTCTTCCTGAGCGGACCTTGTTTCATTTACTGAAGGTAGAAGAAAAGCTTAAAAGTGAGCTGCGTCCTTTTATAACAAAAATAAGGGACGACAAACGTTACTCTCTGGAGAAAGAAGAGGGCTACACGTTAATACATGGAATTCCAGTAAAAAAATCCAGCCATCCTCAAGCGGAAAATTCCTCTCAACTTCATCCTTTTAGTAAATGGGTAGACGAAGCTTATGAAGATAAGGAAGGCATGAAAAAAGTCATGAAGCAATATGAATCCCGTACTGGACAAAGGGATATGACTGAACTAGTGTATGAATCGTTGGAGAAATCCAAGCATGCACTGATTGAAGCGGGAGCAGGGACAGGTAAGTCCATCGCTTATTTATTAGCCTCCCTATATTATGCCGTCCAAAACGGTCAGCGGGTTCTTGTAACGACTCATACCACTAGCTTGCAGCAACAGCTGCTTGAAGAGGAGATTCCAAGTTTAGAGCATTTATTTAAACGTCCTATTCGTACAGTTCTTTATAAAGGAAGAAGTCACTATATCAGTTTGATCCACTTTAGTTATGAACTTGAGCAATCCCGTCAGGACAACTATGATATTGCTCTTACAAAAGCAATTATTCTAGTTTGGCTTACAGAAACAGCCACGGGAGATGTGGATGAAATTCAATTGCCTTCCAATGGCAGGCAATTCTGGCACAAGGTCTCAGCTGAACAATCCACCAAGACGGTCGATTTAGATTTAGGGGAAGATTCTTTCTATCATTGGGCTCAAGAAAAAGCTTCTCATGCGGATCTTCTCATTACGAACCACGCATTGTTCTGTATGGACTTAGTAAGTGAAGAACCAAGACTGCCATCTTATGACCGTGCCATTATAGATGAAGCTCATCATCTTGAACCTGTAGCCAGTCGTTACTTTGGAATAAGGATGAATTATAAGGAACTGCAGAGACAACTTAGTCAGTTTAGTGATATGTTTAAGAAAAGTACCTATCGACAATGGGTTTTTCGTGAATCCTTTTACAAAGAGGCGAAAAAGTGTCAGGCAACCGTGGATGAAGCAAAAGAAGAACTGAATCAACTGTCCAAATATATTTTTCAAAGCATTAAAAGGGAAAACAAAGGGAACAGAAAAAAAAGTGACGTTGGCCGCATTCAGTATGGAATGAAAATGGGAGAGTCATCAGGGTTCCAGTCAACTGCCAGGGAGATGTCACACCGTTTTACCGCTTTATTATTCAAGTTAATTACAGGAATGGATCACATGCGTGAACAACTGCGATTGGCTGCAAGTATGGCAGAGGATCACTCATTGCCTATTTTAATAACTAGACTCGATAGACAGATTGAACTTTGCCATCAAATCCGGAAGCAATTAACGGATTACTTTGACTCTGATTCTGAAGAACTAGTGAAATGGATAGAAATAGAGGGAGAAGGTGCAAATAATTCGATTTACCTGTTCAGTGAACCACTCAACATAGCAGATATACTGAGAGAGGAATTATTCCATAAAAAAGAGAGTGTAGTGCTTACGAGTTCGACTCTATCTACAGAAGGCTCTTTTTCTTATATGAAAGAATTATTGGGTATAGATCAAGAGGACTTGATGGAATCAATTATTCCTTCACCATACTCCTATGATCGGCAGGTTCAGGTAATGGTTCCCAATGATTTTCCAGATATTAAACGTAATCCAGAAGAATATATCGATGCCATTAGTGAAGCGATCTATTCCATTGCCGAAGTGACCAAAGGAAGAATGCTTGTCTTGTTTACTTCTTATGATATGCTTAGAAAAACTTACAGCTTGCTGAAGGAGATTATTGATCCGGAGGAATTCATGATATTCGCTCAAGGGGTGTCAAGCGGGAGCCGAGATCGATTGAAGAAGAATTTTCAGTCCTTTGAGCAATCCATTCTATTAGGAACCAGTTCATTCTGGGAAGGAGTGGATATTCCCGGTGAGGACCTTTCCTGTTTAGTAATGGTGCGTCTGCCATTCCAACCGCCAGACCAGCCTGTTCAGTCCAAGAGAGATGCTCAAATGAAAGAAAGTGGCCGAAACTCTTTTATGGAAAGGTCACTTCCACAAGCCATTATCAGGTTTAAACAAGGATTTGGAAGACTCATTCGGTCCAGCACGGATCGAGGAGTTGTTTTCATATGTGATCAGCGGTTAATGGAAGCAAGATATGGAAAGTACTTTTTAAATTCCATTCCAGAAGTTCCGGTCAGCTATCGGTCTACCCGGGAGCTGATCAATCAAATGGAACAATGGTTATAA
- a CDS encoding pyridoxal phosphate-dependent aminotransferase gives MELANRVQSLTPSSTLAITAQAKALKAEGHDVIGLGAGEPDFNTPAHILDAAKRAMDEGLTKYTPAGGIPELKNAISAKLKRDQNLTYTNEQIIVTTGAKHALFTLFQVLLNKGDEVIVPAPYWVSYPEQIKLAEGKPVIVTADESNNFKITPEQLKASISEHTKAVVINSPSNPTGMMYSEKELQALGQVCLDNDILIISDEIYEKLVYTSEEHISIAQLSEELYNQTVIINGVSKSHSMTGWRIGFAAGNKTIIKAMSNMASHSTSNPTSIAQYAALAAYIGSDEDVTKMREAFKERLDVLYDKLTSIPGVECVKPSGAFYLFPNVQKAAESGGFSDVDEWVKALLDQEKVALVPGSGFGSPQNVRLSYATSLDQLEKAADRIKQFVNNHQS, from the coding sequence ATGGAATTAGCTAACCGCGTTCAATCCCTTACGCCATCCAGTACCCTGGCGATCACAGCACAGGCTAAGGCTTTAAAAGCAGAGGGTCATGATGTGATAGGTCTAGGAGCAGGAGAACCTGACTTCAATACACCTGCTCATATCTTAGACGCAGCAAAAAGAGCTATGGATGAAGGCTTGACAAAATATACACCTGCAGGTGGGATACCTGAGTTAAAGAATGCTATAAGTGCAAAACTAAAGCGAGATCAAAATTTAACTTATACGAATGAACAAATCATCGTTACTACCGGGGCTAAGCACGCTCTTTTCACCCTTTTCCAGGTGTTATTGAATAAGGGCGATGAGGTTATCGTTCCAGCTCCTTACTGGGTAAGTTATCCTGAACAGATCAAATTGGCAGAAGGAAAACCTGTCATTGTAACGGCTGATGAGTCGAATAACTTTAAGATTACTCCTGAACAATTGAAGGCATCGATCTCTGAGCACACAAAAGCGGTTGTGATCAATTCCCCAAGTAATCCCACAGGTATGATGTACTCAGAAAAAGAATTACAAGCCCTTGGTCAAGTTTGCCTTGATAACGATATATTAATAATTTCAGATGAAATTTATGAAAAGCTGGTGTACACATCAGAAGAACATATTTCTATTGCTCAATTATCAGAAGAACTGTATAACCAGACCGTCATCATAAATGGAGTTTCTAAATCTCATTCTATGACAGGGTGGAGAATCGGATTTGCTGCCGGTAATAAAACTATTATAAAAGCTATGTCCAACATGGCATCTCACTCTACTTCCAACCCTACTTCCATCGCTCAATATGCTGCGCTTGCCGCCTACATCGGGAGTGATGAGGATGTAACTAAAATGAGAGAGGCATTTAAAGAACGCCTGGATGTTCTTTACGATAAACTTACATCTATTCCTGGAGTAGAATGTGTGAAGCCGTCCGGTGCCTTCTACCTGTTTCCAAATGTTCAAAAAGCGGCCGAATCAGGTGGCTTTTCAGATGTAGACGAATGGGTGAAAGCGCTCCTTGATCAGGAAAAAGTAGCTTTAGTCCCTGGTTCAGGATTCGGATCTCCGCAAAATGTCCGTTTATCTTACGCAACATCACTGGATCAGCTTGAAAAGGCAGCAGATAGAATTAAACAATTTGTTAACAATCATCAATCATAA
- a CDS encoding YpmA family protein, translated as MENKVETLSTVRIQKSDDLYKIVDTLNRTLKDKNLMFGLALDDEDNETAVFTIYRT; from the coding sequence GTGGAAAATAAAGTAGAAACCCTTTCGACGGTCCGTATTCAAAAATCTGACGACCTATATAAAATTGTGGATACTTTAAACCGTACCTTGAAAGATAAAAATCTAATGTTTGGGTTGGCACTTGATGATGAGGACAATGAAACCGCAGTCTTCACCATTTACCGTACCTAG
- the panC gene encoding pantoate--beta-alanine ligase, whose amino-acid sequence MKVIKEIKEMQKTTADLTRAGKSIGFVPTMGYLHEGHERLLQEARKENDYVILSIYVNPLQFGEHEDLDHYPRNIDHDLSVAKRNDIDFIFLPENKTMYPAPLSIEMTVSKRAHVLCGRSRPGHFEGVVTILTKLFNICRPTKAYFGQKDAQQVAVVDALIQDFNFPVQLVSVPTVREDDGLAKSSRNINLSPQERSEAPAIQKALQKGRSRLMQTRNPDIQEAIQETRQFLERETRGKIDYIELLSYPELEPIETFDRQVILAAAVYYENARLIDNTVFHPGDIS is encoded by the coding sequence ATGAAAGTTATAAAAGAGATAAAAGAAATGCAAAAAACGACTGCTGACCTTACCCGGGCAGGAAAGTCGATTGGGTTTGTACCAACAATGGGTTATTTACATGAAGGGCACGAACGTCTCCTTCAGGAAGCCCGGAAAGAAAACGATTATGTTATATTAAGTATCTACGTTAATCCTCTGCAATTTGGAGAGCATGAAGACCTGGATCATTATCCTAGAAATATTGATCATGATCTGTCTGTAGCGAAAAGAAATGATATAGACTTCATTTTCCTGCCTGAAAATAAAACGATGTACCCGGCTCCATTATCCATAGAAATGACGGTTAGCAAAAGAGCACACGTCTTATGCGGTCGAAGCCGTCCAGGACATTTTGAGGGTGTAGTGACTATTTTGACCAAGTTATTTAATATATGCCGTCCGACAAAGGCTTATTTTGGTCAAAAGGATGCCCAGCAGGTGGCCGTAGTGGATGCGCTTATTCAGGACTTCAATTTTCCTGTCCAGTTGGTTTCTGTACCAACAGTAAGAGAGGACGATGGTTTGGCTAAAAGCAGCCGCAATATTAATTTATCTCCACAGGAAAGATCAGAAGCACCTGCGATCCAGAAAGCTTTACAAAAGGGGAGGAGCCGCCTCATGCAGACTCGAAACCCTGACATACAGGAGGCTATACAAGAAACCCGGCAGTTTCTTGAAAGGGAAACTCGTGGTAAAATAGATTATATTGAGTTATTGTCGTATCCTGAGCTGGAGCCTATTGAAACCTTCGATCGGCAAGTAATTCTTGCTGCTGCTGTTTATTATGAGAATGCTCGATTAATAGATAATACGGTTTTCCACCCGGGAGATATATCTTAA
- a CDS encoding biotin--[acetyl-CoA-carboxylase] ligase has product MESTRKQLIDLLEKEKGYVSGQQLSDSLNISRTAVWKHMNELKKDGYQIEAVRKKGYKILSSPDKISGNTLQWGLETKWLGQKLIHFDQVESTQEIGHQLASQGKPHGTVVIADAQGKGRGRMARNWHSPKGKGIWMSILLRPDLPPMRAPQLTLLAATVLAKMVREKTNLHPQIKWPNDLLIDHKKVSGILTEMQAEHDQIQYVVLGIGMNVNQQLNEIPQDIRHKASSLKIESGQEWDIQQTIQSILRLFENTYDSYVEQGFEQVKKEWEHFGYRIGEEVTISTMRREWQATLIGIEPDGALRARDKDGNEEKLYSAEIHWGEGGYHA; this is encoded by the coding sequence GTGGAATCCACCCGAAAACAACTGATTGATTTATTGGAAAAGGAAAAGGGATATGTATCTGGACAGCAGTTATCAGACTCATTGAATATTTCTCGTACGGCTGTGTGGAAGCATATGAACGAATTAAAAAAAGATGGCTACCAAATTGAAGCAGTTCGAAAGAAAGGATATAAAATTCTTTCATCTCCTGATAAGATTAGCGGCAATACACTTCAGTGGGGTCTGGAGACAAAATGGCTGGGACAGAAGCTCATCCATTTCGATCAAGTTGAATCCACTCAGGAAATAGGGCATCAATTAGCAAGCCAAGGTAAGCCTCATGGAACGGTTGTAATAGCGGATGCACAAGGAAAAGGAAGAGGTAGAATGGCAAGGAACTGGCATTCCCCTAAAGGAAAGGGGATATGGATGAGTATTTTGCTGCGTCCCGATCTTCCTCCTATGAGGGCGCCTCAACTTACACTGCTTGCTGCTACCGTGCTTGCCAAGATGGTAAGAGAGAAGACTAATCTTCACCCACAGATAAAATGGCCTAACGATTTGCTTATTGACCATAAAAAAGTCTCAGGAATCTTAACAGAAATGCAAGCTGAACATGACCAAATCCAATATGTGGTCTTAGGAATCGGCATGAACGTAAACCAGCAGTTGAATGAAATCCCGCAAGATATCCGACACAAGGCTTCTTCTTTAAAGATTGAGTCCGGTCAAGAGTGGGATATCCAACAAACCATTCAATCGATCCTGCGTCTATTTGAAAATACATATGATAGTTATGTAGAGCAAGGGTTTGAACAAGTAAAGAAGGAATGGGAGCATTTTGGTTATCGGATTGGAGAAGAAGTTACCATATCGACTATGAGGCGGGAATGGCAGGCTACCCTTATTGGGATCGAGCCAGATGGAGCACTTCGAGCCAGAGATAAGGACGGGAATGAGGAGAAACTATATTCAGCCGAGATTCATTGGGGGGAAGGAGGATACCATGCTTAA
- the panB gene encoding 3-methyl-2-oxobutanoate hydroxymethyltransferase has protein sequence MLNKSQFIKMKQEKDKIAMITSYDYPSAKIAEQAKVDMILVGDSLGMTVLGYDSTIPVTIADMIHHGKAVKRGAPDTFTVVDMPFMSYHVSTQDSLHNAKKLFQETGAQALKLEGSGEVIQTMEKLVHAGIPVVGHIGLTPQSVHVLGGYRVQGKDKATAARLLQEAKEIEAAGAIAIVLECIPRQLAEVISRELFIPAIGIGAGAECDGQVLVYHDILKYGVDRLPKFVKPYMDSNHVLGEAVQSYVNDVKSKEFPEVKHTFTMDPDSLPDL, from the coding sequence ATGCTTAATAAAAGTCAGTTCATAAAAATGAAACAGGAGAAAGACAAAATAGCCATGATTACAAGTTATGATTATCCATCGGCTAAAATTGCTGAACAAGCGAAAGTAGATATGATTTTAGTGGGAGATAGCCTTGGAATGACGGTACTTGGGTATGATTCTACCATTCCTGTTACGATCGCTGATATGATTCATCACGGCAAAGCCGTGAAAAGAGGGGCTCCTGATACTTTCACGGTAGTAGACATGCCATTTATGTCCTACCACGTGTCCACCCAGGATTCTTTACACAACGCAAAGAAACTTTTTCAGGAAACAGGAGCTCAAGCTTTGAAACTGGAAGGAAGCGGTGAAGTCATTCAGACGATGGAAAAACTTGTGCACGCAGGTATACCGGTGGTGGGACATATAGGTTTAACCCCACAATCTGTTCACGTTTTAGGAGGGTACAGAGTTCAAGGGAAAGATAAGGCAACAGCAGCCCGTTTACTTCAAGAAGCAAAAGAGATTGAGGCTGCAGGAGCCATTGCCATTGTTCTGGAATGTATACCAAGACAATTAGCAGAAGTTATTTCAAGAGAATTGTTTATTCCTGCGATTGGTATAGGAGCAGGGGCAGAATGTGATGGACAAGTCCTCGTCTATCACGATATATTAAAATATGGAGTCGACCGCTTACCGAAATTTGTGAAACCTTACATGGATAGTAACCACGTACTGGGAGAAGCTGTTCAATCTTACGTGAATGATGTGAAATCAAAAGAATTCCCAGAAGTTAAACATACGTTCACGATGGATCCTGACAGTCTGCCAGACCTTTAA